A single Nicotiana tabacum cultivar K326 chromosome 5, ASM71507v2, whole genome shotgun sequence DNA region contains:
- the LOC107809487 gene encoding uncharacterized protein LOC107809487 yields MESSPSSSSVITPEDVMGTLMNDGTIDSMRLKIITHLKANEELKNTTIKMVEQSRVLNTPGAEKQTKRELFDALRQELETSVLEKASKSVWELILDNNGIGKEISETVEQVFCRLSGREPPLFVSDFGPQPEKGKEKNSVQDRQKEESRETGKDNSESAAKKRKMNTEEGIDETVSKPSDKSTSSDDSSKMLPPNAKRQHTS; encoded by the exons ATGGAATCATCACCTTCGTCATCGTCAGTGATAACGCCAGAAGATGTAATGGGGACTTTGATGAACGACGGCACAATCGATTCCATGAGGTtgaaaatcattactcacctcaaagcTAAT GAAGAGCTCAAAAATACCACCATAAAGATGGTTGAGCAAAGCAGGGTTCTCAACACTCCTGGTGCTGAAAAGCAGACCAAAAGAGAGCTATTTGATGCACTCCGGCAAGAACTTga GACTTCAGTGCTTGAGAAAGCTTCTAAATCAGTTTGGGAGCTTATTTTGGATAACAATGGGATAGGAAAGGAAATAAGTGAAACGGTTGAACAAGTATTCTGTCGGTTGAGTGGAAGAGAACCACCATTATTTGTATCGGATTTTGGACCTCAACCAGAGAAAGGGAAAGAGAAAAATAGTGTGCAAGACAGGCAGAAAGAGGAAAGCCGAGAAACTGGAAAAGATAATTCTGAATCTGCAGCAAAGAAGAGAAAGATGAATACAGAAGAGGGGATTGATGAAACCGTTAGCAAACCTAGTGACAAATCAACCTCATCAGATGATTCTAGTAAAATGCTGCCACCAAATGCAAAAAGGCAACACACTTCCTGA